The Sorangiineae bacterium MSr11954 DNA segment GCGCGCAGGCGCTCGTCCCAGAGCTCGGCGGTGGTGATGGCGCGGCCCAAGAGCGCGCTGTCGGGGACGCGGTACTTCCCCTTCTCCAATTTGAGGTAGCCGCCGCCCGCCCACGCGTGCAGGAGCTGCAGCGCAAACAGCGGGTTGCCGCGGCTCTGGGCGCGCGCGCGCTCCACGGCGGCGTCGTCGAGCGGCAAGGTGGAGCGCAGCAAGGCGTCGGTTTCGTCGCTGGCGAGCGGCTTGAGCTCGAGCACGCGCCCGTTCCACTCGGCGCGCGCGGACTCCATGCGAAGCGCGGCGTCGAGATCGCTCGCCAACGTTTCGCTTCGGGCGGTGGCGATGGCCATCAGCTTGACCTCGCGCCCGCCCGGCCGGCCGATCGACTGGTGCATGCGCCGCAGCACCTCGAAGGTGTTGGGCGAGGCCTGGTGCAGATCGTCGGACCACAGAAGAATGGGGCGATCGCGGCCGATGCGCTCGAAGACTTTGCGGATGACCACCCAGCGGAGCTCGGGGGTGTCGAGCACGAAGCGCTTGCCCGAAGGCCCCAGCGGCGTGACGGTGCCCGGCGGCGTGGGCCGGAGCCACTCGGCGGTGGCGGCCACCCAGGTGAGCTCTTCGTCGTTGTCGGCGGCGACCTCCCAGCGGTTGATCAGGGTCTGCTCGACCAGCGCGCGATCGGCTCCCTCGAGGCCGAAGTGCGCGTTGACCGCGCCCGTCACGCCGTCGAGCGGCGTGGGGATGCGGCCGTAGCGCGCGCGGAGCGGCACCATCATTCCGTGCTCGTGCACCGTCTCGCACAGCCACGAGGCCAGGCGGCTCTTGCCCACGCCCGCTTCCCCGAGCAGCGCCACCAGCGCGCGCGAGGGGCCGCCCGGCGCGGCCATCTGCTCGACGATATCCCACAAAAGCCGTCGCTCTTCCTCGCGCGCCACCAGCGGCGAGGGGCGAAGGCCGAGCAGCCCCGGCGCCAGGGAGCGCGCGGCGGCCACCGCGCGCCCCAGCGCAGGACGCGACGAGGGTGCGACGGGCGGCGCGGGCCCCGCGGCCACCACTTCTTCGAGGGTGGCCGACTCGTTCGGCTTGAAGCGGGCCCACGCGCGCCGGGCGTCGGCCGCGTACTCGTAGCGATGCCACGGGCGCTTCGCGAGCAGCTTCTGCACGTACGGGCTCACGCCCGAGGGGACGCCGGCCGCGAGGGTGAGCGGGGGCACCGGAGTTCGTTTGTGCGCGCGCAGGACCTCCTGCGCCGTCCCCTCGAAGACCTCTTTGCCGACCAAGATGCGGTAGACGATGCAACCGAGCGCGTAGAGATCCGTGGGCGGGCCCACCAAGGTGGCCGCCTTGCGAATCTGCTCGGGCGCGACCCACCCCACGGTGCCGGCGCCCGCGTGCGTGGCCAGCTCGGGCTGCGGCGCACCATCGAGCCGTGGGTCGTGGCGCTGCTGACGAAGCCAGGCGAGGCCGAGATCGAGGATGTACGCGCGCGGCCCCCGCCCCGAGGTCGCCAGATCGAGCATCACGTTGGACGGCTTGAGATCGCCATGGATGACGCCACGTGCATGCGCGTGCGCGAGGCCGGCGAGCACTTGATCGACCAGCGCCCAGATGACCGGCCACGGCAAGGTGGTGGTGTGCATCCACTCGTGCACGCTGCGGCCCGGGAGCGCCTCCATGACCAAGTACGGCGAGCCGTCGGCCAAGGTGCCGAAGTCGCGGGCGCGCACCAACGTGGGGTGCTCGAGGGCGGCCACGGCGCGCGCCTCTTGATGAAACCACCACGTCTCCTCGGGTCGGGTTTGGCCCTTTGCTTCATCCGGCGTGCGCAGCCGTTTGAGCGCGACCCGTTCGCCGCTCACGAGATCGCGACAGAGGTACACGACCCCCATGCCGCCGCGACCGAGCTCGCGAATCACCTCATAGCGCTGCGCAAGCAGCGTCCCAGACTCAGGAGGAATCGATGCCGGTTTGTCGCCCTGCGACATGGTGGGAGCTTAGCTTAAGTCCTCGCGTCGATTCACAGCAGGAATTCGACGCAAATCATGGAAATCGAATCGAACGAAACGAGACCAACACGGGAGCGATCCCGCGGCAACAAAGACGACATCGACCATCGTACAAAAAGATGAACGAACGATGAACGTGGGGGTAAGGCGAGCGCGCGTTCGCTCCTTCGAGAACCGATATGGGACGGAAACCTTCCAGTACGGCCAGCAAAAGACGACCAGGCTGAGTCCAACGTAGGTCAATTCCCCAAAAGCTGCGACAAAATCGCGCCGGTTCGGTTGAACCCGCTCGCCATCCCGGTAAGGTTAGAGGGCTTCACTCTTTCTGACGCGCGGCATTGCCGCGAGGCACCAACCACCAGAGGAGGCACTTCATGTCCAAGTCGAGGTTGCGCCGGTCGCTTGCCATGGGGGCATTTGGAATCATCGGATCCGCGCTTGCCTTTGCGGTCGGAGCTCGATTGGGTTCGAGCTTGGATCACCACACGAAGTCGGTTTCCGTCGCCCGCGTCTCGGTGCAGAGCATGCAGTCGGTGGCGCAGAGGTAGCTGGCCGTACTTCGCCGGAACCCGGGAGCGCAGCCCCCCAACGGGCTTGCGCTCCTGGCGGTTCCCTTTCCATGCTCAGCTCGACATGGGCCGAGCTTGGAGCTCACTCTTCACGTCGGGCTCTCACGTCGCGTTCACGTGGAGACGGGCGTCTCGGTCGACGCCTTGCGCTTCTGCGGCTGCGGCATGGTGTTGAAGACCAGGTCCCAGAGCGGCGACGAGACACCGAAGCCGCCGTCGTGGTCGGCGTGGTGGTGCATCATGTGATGGCGCCGCAGGAACTTGCCGATGCGCGTGGTTTGCTTGAAGTGGTGCACGGCGTAATGGGTGCCGTCGTAAAGGAGGTAGCCGATGACGAAACCGGCAAAGAACGGCTCACCGAGGCGAGGGCCCATGGTGAAGTAGTAGAGCGCGTAGAAGATCACGCCGAGCGGGATGCTCGCGCCCAGCGGCATCACCAACCGATCCTTGTCGTTCGGGAAGTCGTGGTGAACGCCGTGCACCAAGAAGTGGATGCGCCGGCCCAGCGGGGTGTCCTTCGTCCAGTGGAACACGTAGCGGTGGAGCACGTATTCGGCGAGGGTCCACGCGAAGACCCCGAGCAGGAACAAGCCTGCGATGCCCAAACCGGACAGATCGCCGCGCGATGCGCTTCGGTAAACCACGTACGATGAAACGGGAATCCAGGCGATGAAGGGGGTGGCCGGGTGGATGCGCGAGAACCACTCGAGAAAATCGCTCTCGAACATGCGCGTCGTTTCGGGACGCCTCAAATTTGCCTTCGCGGCATTCATCGGAATCGATCCTCGACGCACGAGACCATGTTTCGTCGTTACGCTAGAGAACCATAAGGGCGACGGCAAGCCGAAAAAAGCCCTTTGCCCGGTCGAAAACGACGTGCGCCCCAGGCGGCGCGCCCGGTCTGCTGCTCTGCTCCCCGCCCCGGTCTGGCCTTTCGTGCTGCGTGCGCCGTGCAGGCGTGCGGTGGCTGCAGAAGAACTTCCGTCACCGCGAAATCGAGTTTGCAGCGCCCGTTCGCATGGGACCGCGTGGGCCGCGTCGACGTTAGTTGACGGCCTTGGTGCGGAACTTGGTCTTGTACGACTCTTTGTACTTGTCGTGGCAGGACTTGCACGAGGCCTTGGCGCCCGCCAAGTCCCCTTTGCGGGCGGCATCGCCCCCCGCCTTGGCGATGGCGGCCCACTCCCACGAGGGATCGGGCGAGAGGCCGCCGGACTTGTCGAGGACCTTCGCGAGCGCGGGAAGGTCGTTTGCGGCCAGCGCGGGCCCCATGTTCACGCGCATCCACTTTTGAAGCGGACAGGGGTTGTCCTTCGAGCCGCACGCGGGCGCGTCGCCGGCTCGCGCGGTGGAGGGGAAAACAAGAGAGCCGGCGCCCCACGCGACGGTGCCCATCATCACGGCCGCCACCAGGCCAAGAACCGTCTTGTTCGTCTTCGTCATGCTCGCCTCTCGTTCGAACTCTAGTCGCTCGCGGGCCGTGCACGCCAGTGGGACCCCGATGCCCCACCCCCGGAGCTCCCGCGCTTCCGTGCCCCCGCCGACGCAAACAAGAAACAAGACCGACACGAGCAGTGGAAACCTACGAGCCCGAAGGACGGAGGTGGCCTGTCGTGAATTCAATCAGCCAGGATTGTCGTGTCGTGGTCGCGACAACCGCGATGGCAGAAATCGTCTGCGGGGCGCGACGATTTTTCCCGAAGGATTTCCGAAGAGGGCATGATGGGGAACTTCGCGCCGCTTGACGTCGCCACCAAACTTGTAGGATGCAGGTCCCCCCCATGGCCGACCAGGAGAGGTTCGTGCACGCCGTTCATATCGTTGCCCGTGCTCTCGGCCGTATCAGCAGGGAGCGTGCGCGGGCGGTGGATGTTACGCCCCAGCAGGCGGAGACGTTGCAGCTCATTTTCGAGCGCGGTGCCGTCTCCACGTCGTCGTTGGCCGAGCAACTCGGCATCGATCCATCGACGGCCAGCCGCAACCTGTCCGGTCTCGAGCGCAGTGGCCTTATTTCACGAAAAAAAGGCGCGGACGATGCCCGCCAGACCGACGTGCGCCTTACGCCCCGCGGTAAGCGTATCGCCGAGTCGGTGGCCGCCGGATCGAGCACGTCCTTCGCCGCGGTCCTCGAGCAGCTCCCGCGCGCCGATCGCCAACGGGTGACCGACGCGCTGGAGCTCCTCGCCCGAGCGATTGGCCCCGCGGACGAAGTGTCGCGTTGACGTTTTTGTCAACCCCGCGCTGTTATCGGGTGACCGGGTGCAGTTGGTGCGCCGGGTGCATTTCGATGCAACTGCACCCGCTCGACCTACCTGGTAGTCCTTTGCGACTTGCGCGTGCAGCCGTGAACGCGCTCATCGCGCCGCGTGCTCGTTTCGCGTATTGCGTCTAGCCGCGTGCGGCGTATGCGTCCCCTCGTTGACGTGGGCTCGTAAACATGGTTGGGCGCGTGTCAAGCGCGCCTTCGTGAGGCGCGGGCGATGCTCAATTCAGATAGCGGCCCGAGATGTAGCGAACGGCTTCCGCAGAGGCCGCAGCGATCTGGGCCTGAACATCCGATGGTGAGGCGTCTCCGTCGACCAGGATGCCGTATTGCCCCGCCTCGTCGCTGAAGAAGCCGCCCGGCGGGATCGATGAACGGTCCCGGTCGAACTTCACCGCCTGTACGGGAAGGGCAAAAATACGAGCGCCCACATGGACCTGGACGAACCCGATCAACTTCGCGCCTTGTCCTATTTCTTTCATTACGAGCTCCTCATCCCCGCACCACCCGGAAACTAAGCATCACGCGGGCCAGTGCAATGCGGGCCCCCTCGTGCTGGCGAGATCGGACGGGACGCTTTCGCTGCGTGCCCCATAGGTGTGGGGCATGGCAATCGAGTATCCTTGCGCAGCCTCACGGATGCGCTCGCCCCTCGCTTGGACGTTGGCAGCGGCGATCGTGCACGAAGGGGGTGCCGCTCTCGCTCCATCGATCCTATCGCGTTAAGGCGGTAGCTCCGAGCACCGCGGCTCACTCAATGGCAGGAGGACGACGACGATGCAGATTGCAATCATTGGCCTGGGCAAAATGGGCGGAAACATGGTCAAGCGGCTGCTCCGCGGCGGTCATCAGGTCGTGGCGTACGACCGCGATTCGGCCGCCGTGGATCGCCTGGCCAACGAGGGCGCGACGGGGGCCCGCTCGCTGGAGGACGTCGTCGCGAAGCTGAGTGCACCGCGCGCGGTATGGGTGATGGTGCCCTCGGGCGCGCCGACCGAGAAGACGATCGAGGAGCTCGCGACCTTGCTCTCGCCGAACGACATCGTCATCGACGGCGGCAACTCGAACTTCCGCGACTCCATCCGCCACGCGGCGGCGCTCGCCGAGAAGAAGCTGCGCTTCCTCGACGCGGGCACCTCGGGCGGCATCTGGGGCCTCGAGAACGGCTATTGCCTGATGGTCGGCGGCGACCCTACGGCCTATGCGCACGTGGAGCCGGCTCTTCTCACGCTCGCACCGAAGGACGGCGTCGCCTACCTCGGCAAGGCGGGCGCGGGTCACTTCGCCAAGATGGTGCACAACGGGATCGAGTACGCGATGATGCAAGCCTACGCCGAGGGGTTCGAGCTCCTTCGCGCGAGCGAGTTCGGATACGATCTCGGCAACTTGTCCAACGTGTGGAACCAGGGGAGCGTGGTGCGCTCGTGGCTCCTCGAGCTCGCCGCCAGCGCGTTCCAGAAGAACCCGAACCTCGATGGTCTCAAGGCCTACGTGGAAGACTCGGGCGAAGGACGCTGGACCGTGAACGAAGCGGTCGCGCACGCCGTGCCCGTTCCCACCATCGCCGCCTCCCTGTTCGCGCGCTTCGCCTCGCGGCAGGACAACGCGTTCTCGCTGCGCGTCCTCGCCGCCCTCCGGAACGAATTCGGCGGCCACGCGGTCAAAAAGGCGTAGACGCATCTTTCTCCCTCCCCTCCCCGGACCTGGAGCTCCCTCGATATGACGAACCCGCTTCGCGACAACTCCACCTTCGAACGCCACGCCGATGCCTGCGCCGTCGTCATCTTCGGCGCCTCGGGCGATCTCACGCGGCGCAAGCTGATGCCTGCACTCTACAACCTCGCGTTGGGGCGCTACCTGGCAGGCTCGTTCGCCGTCGTCGGCGTGGCACGGCGCGAGAAATCGCATCAGGAATTTCGCACCGAGATGAAAGAGGCCGTCGGCAAATTTTCCCGGCGGAAACCGGTTGACGAGGCGGTGTGGGGGGATTTCGAGAAGGGCATCAGTTACGTCCCGGGGACCTTCGAGGACAAGGCCACCTACCAGAAGCTGCGCGAGCACCTGGAGACGCTCGACCAGGAGCGCGGGACGCGCAAAAACCGCCTCTTCTACCTGGCCGTCCCGCCGGCCGACTTCGGCGTCATCGCGCAAGGCTTGAAGGAAGCCGGGCTGGTGGCGCCGAGCAACGGCAAAGGCGGTTCGCGCGCGGCGCCCGACGTGCAGCGCAACGGTGCACCGTGGACCCGCGTGGTCATCGAGAAGCCCTTCGGCCACGATCTGGCGAGCGCGCGCGAGCTGAACGCCACCGTGGGCAAGGTGTTCAGCGAGGACCAGGTGTTCCGCATCGACCACTACCTGGGCAAGGAGACGGTGCAGAACCTGCTCGTCTTCCGCTTCGCCAACAGCCTCTTCGAGCCGGTGTGGACGCGCGAGCACGTCGACCACGTGCAGATCACGGTGGCGGAGGAGATCGGCGTCGAGGGCCGCGGCAAATTCTACGAGCAGACCGGGGTCACGCGCGACATCGTCGAGAACCACTTGATGCAGCTGCTCTGCCTCACGGCCATGGAGCCGCCCATCTCGCTCGAGGCCGACGCCGTGCGCGACGAGAAGGTCAAGGTGCTGCGATCGCTCCGGCCCATCGAGCGCTCCTTGGTGACCGAGAACGTGGTGCGCGGGCAGTACGGGCGCGGCTTCGTGCGCGCCGAAGAGGTGCCTGCGTACCGCGAGGAGCCCGATGTCGCGTCCGATAGCGCGGTGGAGACGTACGTGGCCATGCGCATCTTCGTCGACAACTGGCGCTGGGGCGGGGTCCCCTTCTATGTGCGCGCCGGAAAGCGGCTCCTTCGCCGGGTGACCGAGATCGCCGTGCAGTTCAAGAAGGTGCCGCACACGCTCTTCCGACCGGCCGACGGCGGCATCACGCCGAACGTGCTCTCCTTGCGCATCCAGCCCGACGAGGGCATCTCCATCCGCTTCACCAGCAAGGAGCCGGGGCAGACGACCATCCTGCGCGACGTGGCCATGGACTTCCGCTACGGCGCCGCCTTCGGCTCCAACACGCCGGAGGCTTACGAGCGCCTTCTGCTCGACGCCATCCGCGGCGACGCCACCTTGTTCACGCGCTCCGATGAAGTGGAGCACCAGTGGGCCTTCATGGACCGCGTGTTCGAAGGCTGGAACGGCGGCGGCGGCGCGCCCCCGCCCATCTACCCCGCCGGTTCGTGGGGACCGGAGCAAGCCGACGATCTTCTCGCGCGCGACGGGCGCCGCTGGAGGAAACCATGACGCAAGAGGCGCACGACGGGCAAAACGGGCAAAACGGGCAAAACGAGACGGCAGCACGCGAGCCCGCGCGGCCGCGCCCCACGGAGGTCCTCTCGCGGCTCGAGCGCGAGCTGCGCGAAATCTGGAAGCCGCAGCCGGGCGAGCCGGTGAAATCGCGGGTGTGCGCGATGAACCTGGTGGTGGCGTGCAGCTCGCCCAAGCTGGTCGAAAAGTACACGCCCATCGTGGACGAGGTGACTCGGAACATTCCGGCGCGGGCCATCCTCGTGACCATCGATCCGGAGGCGCCGAGCGGCCTCGATGGAGACGCGACCGCCGTCTGCTCGGTGAACGACGGCGCCACCACCACCTGCTCGGAGCGGCTACGCCTGACGGCATCGGGCGCGCTGGCGGCGCGGGCGGGGAGCGCGGTCGAGGCGCTCTTGGTGCCGGACATCCCCACGTCGCTCGTGTGGCTGGGGCGCGTTCACGTGGAGGATCCGGTGTTCCTCCAGCTGGCGCGCGAATCGGAGCGCATCGTGCTCGACACCGAGTACACGTCCCTGACGAGCCTCCTCGCCTTGGCGCGCTGGGGCCGCGAAAAACCGGGGCGCGCGTCGATCGCCGACATGGCGTGGACGCGCGTGGGGCCGTGGCAAGAGATGTTCGCGCGCTTCTTCGACGAGCCAAAGCTTTACGGCCACGCCAAGAAGCTGACCAGCTTGACCATCGCGCAAGCGTCGGAGCCGGGCGCGCGGCTTGGGTCCGAGGGGACGTTGGTGCTCGGCTGGTTGGCGAGCCGCCTGGGGTGGAAGGTGCAGCGGGTGGGCGGGCGCTCGCGCCTTTTGCGGGAGGACGGCGAGGTGGTGAACATCAAGCTGCACGCGGTGCCGCGGCCAATGGGGGTGGCGCCGGCGGCGCTGGCGGGGATGACCTTTGCGGCGGAGGCGGATGGTCTGGTGGCCACGGGCTCCATCGAGCGCACCTTGCGGAGCGGGCTCGAAGGAGCGACCCCCGACGCCGATGTGCTCATCTGGAAGCTATCGGTCGATCTGCCCAGCGCCACCGAGCAAACGGTTCGTTTGAGCACCAACCGCGGCGCGCGGGTGCTCGAGCGCACATTGCACCGTCCGGCCATCGATTTAACCTTGGATGAATCGGCGCGATTCTCCGAGAAGATCGAAGAGGAAGGGTGGATCTGCACATGACGACCAAGGTGGTGCCGGGCATGCTGATCGCCGTCCCCGACGGCATCGCGGTGGCGCGCGAGGCGGCGAGCCGGCTGGCCAAGCTGATCCTCGATGCGCTGGACGCGCAGGGCCAAGCCAGCGTCGCCCTCTCCGGCGGCGGGACCCCCGGCCCCGCCTATGCGCTGCTCCGCGAGGACGCGCGCATCGATTGGTCCAAGGTCGACGTCTTCTTCGTGGACGAGCGCGCGGTGCCACCCGACAGCCCCCGCAGCAACTTCCGGATGGTCCAAGAGGCGCTGCTCGATCACGTGAGCATCCCGCCCGATCGCATCCACCGCATGCGCGGCGAGGCGGCCGATCGCGGCGCCGCCGCCCGCGAGTACGCGTCCCAAATCCGCGCGCGCGTCCGCCACGCCGAAACCGGGATCCCCGAGTTCGACGTGGCCGTCTACGGGGTGGGCGACGACGGCCACACCGCGTCCCTCTTCCCCGGCGAGCCCTCCGTCGACGTAACGGATCGCTTGGTCATCGACGTCCCCTCCGCCGCCAAACGCGAAGCGCGCCTCTCGATCACCGTGCCGCTCATCGAGCACACGCGCGCCGCCCTCATCGTGGCCGTGGGCAAGGGAAAACAAGAGGCGCTCGAGCGCATCTGGTCCACCAGCGGCGACGTGCACCACACGCCGGGGCGGGTGCTCCGCGGGGTGCGCGGCTCGATCACCTGGGTGATCGACAAGGCGGCCGGCGGATTGGGCTGACCATCATCGGCTCACGCCCGACATGACGTCTTCCCGGAGCGCAGTCGCTCACGCCAATACCCGGGTCGTCTCTTTGCATGCGCCACGGCGACAATCACGATTTCGCCCGCACTTCGAAAATGCTGACCGCGCCCGTCGTTACGTCTTCCCGGAGCGCAGTCGCTCGCGCCAATACCCGGGTCGTCTCTTTGCATGCGCCACGGCGACAATCACGATTTCGCCCGCACTTCGACGTGCTGACCGCGCCCCACGTTACGTCTTCCCGGAGCGCAGTCGCTCGCGCCAATACCCGGGTCGTCGCTTTGCATGCGCCACGGCGACAATCACGATTTCGCTCGCACTTCGAAGCATGAAGACGATGAAATAGGGAAATCGATACAGCCGAACGCGCCGCGCACGCGGATCGTCGGGGCTGACGGTGCCGGGGTTTCGCGCATCGGCAATCGCGTGAATCGTGTCTTCGACCGTGACGAAAAAGTCGTCACCGAGGCCGGGCTGTCGCTCCTCGTACCAGCGCGCCGCCGCCTCTGCCTCGAGCCGCGCCGCGAGGTGGAAGCGTACGCGCGCCTTCACGGCCGGCGCACAGCAGTCGCAGCTCGAAGACGGTCGCGAACTTCTTCCCAGTCTTCGAGCTCGGCGGTT contains these protein-coding regions:
- a CDS encoding glucose-6-phosphate dehydrogenase assembly protein OpcA; this translates as MTQEAHDGQNGQNGQNETAAREPARPRPTEVLSRLERELREIWKPQPGEPVKSRVCAMNLVVACSSPKLVEKYTPIVDEVTRNIPARAILVTIDPEAPSGLDGDATAVCSVNDGATTTCSERLRLTASGALAARAGSAVEALLVPDIPTSLVWLGRVHVEDPVFLQLARESERIVLDTEYTSLTSLLALARWGREKPGRASIADMAWTRVGPWQEMFARFFDEPKLYGHAKKLTSLTIAQASEPGARLGSEGTLVLGWLASRLGWKVQRVGGRSRLLREDGEVVNIKLHAVPRPMGVAPAALAGMTFAAEADGLVATGSIERTLRSGLEGATPDADVLIWKLSVDLPSATEQTVRLSTNRGARVLERTLHRPAIDLTLDESARFSEKIEEEGWICT
- a CDS encoding sterol desaturase family protein; this encodes MNAAKANLRRPETTRMFESDFLEWFSRIHPATPFIAWIPVSSYVVYRSASRGDLSGLGIAGLFLLGVFAWTLAEYVLHRYVFHWTKDTPLGRRIHFLVHGVHHDFPNDKDRLVMPLGASIPLGVIFYALYYFTMGPRLGEPFFAGFVIGYLLYDGTHYAVHHFKQTTRIGKFLRRHHMMHHHADHDGGFGVSSPLWDLVFNTMPQPQKRKASTETPVST
- a CDS encoding MarR family transcriptional regulator, producing MDVTPQQAETLQLIFERGAVSTSSLAEQLGIDPSTASRNLSGLERSGLISRKKGADDARQTDVRLTPRGKRIAESVAAGSSTSFAAVLEQLPRADRQRVTDALELLARAIGPADEVSR
- the zwf gene encoding glucose-6-phosphate dehydrogenase, encoding MTNPLRDNSTFERHADACAVVIFGASGDLTRRKLMPALYNLALGRYLAGSFAVVGVARREKSHQEFRTEMKEAVGKFSRRKPVDEAVWGDFEKGISYVPGTFEDKATYQKLREHLETLDQERGTRKNRLFYLAVPPADFGVIAQGLKEAGLVAPSNGKGGSRAAPDVQRNGAPWTRVVIEKPFGHDLASARELNATVGKVFSEDQVFRIDHYLGKETVQNLLVFRFANSLFEPVWTREHVDHVQITVAEEIGVEGRGKFYEQTGVTRDIVENHLMQLLCLTAMEPPISLEADAVRDEKVKVLRSLRPIERSLVTENVVRGQYGRGFVRAEEVPAYREEPDVASDSAVETYVAMRIFVDNWRWGGVPFYVRAGKRLLRRVTEIAVQFKKVPHTLFRPADGGITPNVLSLRIQPDEGISIRFTSKEPGQTTILRDVAMDFRYGAAFGSNTPEAYERLLLDAIRGDATLFTRSDEVEHQWAFMDRVFEGWNGGGGAPPPIYPAGSWGPEQADDLLARDGRRWRKP
- the pgl gene encoding 6-phosphogluconolactonase; the protein is MTTKVVPGMLIAVPDGIAVAREAASRLAKLILDALDAQGQASVALSGGGTPGPAYALLREDARIDWSKVDVFFVDERAVPPDSPRSNFRMVQEALLDHVSIPPDRIHRMRGEAADRGAAAREYASQIRARVRHAETGIPEFDVAVYGVGDDGHTASLFPGEPSVDVTDRLVIDVPSAAKREARLSITVPLIEHTRAALIVAVGKGKQEALERIWSTSGDVHHTPGRVLRGVRGSITWVIDKAAGGLG
- a CDS encoding cytochrome c, with amino-acid sequence MTKTNKTVLGLVAAVMMGTVAWGAGSLVFPSTARAGDAPACGSKDNPCPLQKWMRVNMGPALAANDLPALAKVLDKSGGLSPDPSWEWAAIAKAGGDAARKGDLAGAKASCKSCHDKYKESYKTKFRTKAVN
- the gnd gene encoding decarboxylating 6-phosphogluconate dehydrogenase, which gives rise to MQIAIIGLGKMGGNMVKRLLRGGHQVVAYDRDSAAVDRLANEGATGARSLEDVVAKLSAPRAVWVMVPSGAPTEKTIEELATLLSPNDIVIDGGNSNFRDSIRHAAALAEKKLRFLDAGTSGGIWGLENGYCLMVGGDPTAYAHVEPALLTLAPKDGVAYLGKAGAGHFAKMVHNGIEYAMMQAYAEGFELLRASEFGYDLGNLSNVWNQGSVVRSWLLELAASAFQKNPNLDGLKAYVEDSGEGRWTVNEAVAHAVPVPTIAASLFARFASRQDNAFSLRVLAALRNEFGGHAVKKA
- a CDS encoding protein kinase encodes the protein MSQGDKPASIPPESGTLLAQRYEVIRELGRGGMGVVYLCRDLVSGERVALKRLRTPDEAKGQTRPEETWWFHQEARAVAALEHPTLVRARDFGTLADGSPYLVMEALPGRSVHEWMHTTTLPWPVIWALVDQVLAGLAHAHARGVIHGDLKPSNVMLDLATSGRGPRAYILDLGLAWLRQQRHDPRLDGAPQPELATHAGAGTVGWVAPEQIRKAATLVGPPTDLYALGCIVYRILVGKEVFEGTAQEVLRAHKRTPVPPLTLAAGVPSGVSPYVQKLLAKRPWHRYEYAADARRAWARFKPNESATLEEVVAAGPAPPVAPSSRPALGRAVAAARSLAPGLLGLRPSPLVAREEERRLLWDIVEQMAAPGGPSRALVALLGEAGVGKSRLASWLCETVHEHGMMVPLRARYGRIPTPLDGVTGAVNAHFGLEGADRALVEQTLINRWEVAADNDEELTWVAATAEWLRPTPPGTVTPLGPSGKRFVLDTPELRWVVIRKVFERIGRDRPILLWSDDLHQASPNTFEVLRRMHQSIGRPGGREVKLMAIATARSETLASDLDAALRMESARAEWNGRVLELKPLASDETDALLRSTLPLDDAAVERARAQSRGNPLFALQLLHAWAGGGYLKLEKGKYRVPDSALLGRAITTAELWDERLRAVPTELRLAAYAAAALGEDIRGEVLKTLVASLGMDPRDALVGLTRAQILLASGNDQFRWPHALLLEHLLVRLHERKDAPAIFRLAANALGKHPAVGSRRIMKHRVANLLKAGDDDVAANLMFKFIQGSWRRGRDTAATLRDLELLAGHVSGTTAAEYAYWRAEALRHTGKLEEARDQAETARRAFAEAGDLGREAHTLRLLGHIASDLGHPAHGRLQVVQALSHFEREGDEAGYAQAQVVLGEIDYLLGEHARARDVLHQASVRCSAVGDALGRAQCLILMAMISTAVGGYDLSRELLIEARAEFDAMGYRLGLAQCDVVLGHADHRAFDFERARARALSARSSFRELQNPRGEAACERLLAMIAIDTEDYTAGASHAKVAGRLYDTLKDPWGDVEAKLLLAQVALARGEPGASALLAACDAIVLDEAEPRQHRHLTRAWLAQSEGRWVEAAQDIELARTAYGERTRTGDHAPQLLARFARMRWEEPATAAIDLWLDSMSRESRLGSESAQWPTWAR
- a CDS encoding type II toxin-antitoxin system RelE/ParE family toxin — protein: MKARVRFHLAARLEAEAAARWYEERQPGLGDDFFVTVEDTIHAIADARNPGTVSPDDPRARRVRLYRFPYFIVFMLRSASEIVIVAVAHAKRRPGYWRERLRSGKT